Proteins encoded within one genomic window of Nordella sp. HKS 07:
- the glyS gene encoding glycine--tRNA ligase subunit beta, with protein MAELLLELFSEEIPARMQAKAADDLKSLVTNALVEAGLLYEGAQAHATPRRLVLSVEGLSAKTRDVREERKGPRVDAPEQAIQGFLKSTGLTLADLTVQDDKKGKFYIATLSKPGRATADVIAEIVPDVIRKFPWPKSMRWGSGDLRWVRPLQSILCCFDGEVVDFAINGIKSGNTTRGHRFMAPEAMTARRFEDYAQKLHDAKVVIDSARRAELIRVEAKNLAFAQGLEMIEDEALLKETAGLVEWPVVLMGSFEESFLDVPPEVIVTSIKTHQKCFALRDGKTGKLANRYLLVSNMIARDGGEQIIAGNNKVIAARLSDAKFFWDHDKKIPLEKLLPKLDQITFHAKLGTQGERVKRFEGWANDLAAFCRADKAAAQLAVRLSKSDLLTGVVGEFPELQGLMGRYYALYEGKGDDIAAAIQEHYRPQGPNDAVPSKPLSIVSALADKLDTLVGFWAIDEKPTGSKDPYALRRAALGVIRIVQENRVRLPLLKLFDGGLQLYRNQRGQEFGRDFDRLDLLSFFADRLKVYLRDQGMRHDLIDAVFALGGQDDLLMIVKRVEALSKFLETEDGKTLLAGVKRATNILKIEEKKDGRTYEGDINSMILIQGEEKELNTAVNAAAAQARKAVAAEDFEGAMRAITKLRAPVDAFFDKVTVNADDPSFRENRLKLLNRIRAATREVADFSRIEG; from the coding sequence ATGGCTGAACTCCTTCTCGAACTCTTCTCCGAGGAAATCCCGGCGCGCATGCAGGCCAAGGCGGCGGATGATCTCAAGTCTCTCGTCACCAACGCGCTCGTCGAGGCGGGCCTTCTCTATGAAGGCGCCCAGGCGCATGCCACGCCACGCCGTCTCGTGCTTTCGGTCGAAGGTCTTTCGGCCAAGACCAGGGATGTGCGCGAGGAGCGCAAGGGTCCGCGCGTCGATGCGCCGGAGCAGGCGATCCAGGGCTTCCTCAAATCGACCGGTCTGACCCTCGCCGACCTGACCGTGCAGGACGACAAGAAGGGCAAGTTCTATATCGCGACCTTGAGCAAGCCCGGCCGCGCCACCGCGGACGTGATCGCCGAGATCGTGCCCGACGTCATCCGCAAATTCCCCTGGCCCAAATCGATGCGCTGGGGGTCGGGTGATCTGCGCTGGGTGCGGCCGCTGCAATCCATCCTCTGCTGCTTCGATGGCGAGGTGGTGGATTTCGCCATCAATGGCATCAAGAGTGGAAACACGACTCGCGGGCACCGCTTCATGGCGCCTGAAGCGATGACCGCGCGCCGCTTCGAGGACTATGCCCAGAAGCTCCATGATGCCAAGGTGGTGATCGATTCCGCCCGCCGCGCCGAGCTCATCCGTGTCGAGGCGAAGAACTTGGCCTTTGCGCAAGGCCTCGAGATGATCGAGGACGAGGCGCTGCTGAAGGAGACCGCCGGCCTCGTCGAATGGCCGGTCGTGCTGATGGGCTCGTTCGAGGAGAGCTTCCTCGACGTGCCGCCGGAAGTGATCGTCACCTCCATCAAGACGCATCAGAAATGCTTCGCGCTGAGGGACGGCAAGACCGGCAAGCTCGCCAACCGCTATCTGCTCGTCTCCAACATGATCGCGCGCGATGGCGGCGAGCAGATCATCGCCGGCAACAACAAGGTCATCGCGGCGCGCCTGTCGGACGCGAAATTCTTCTGGGACCACGACAAGAAGATTCCGCTTGAGAAGCTGCTGCCCAAGCTCGACCAGATCACCTTCCACGCCAAGCTCGGCACGCAGGGCGAGCGGGTGAAGCGCTTCGAGGGCTGGGCCAATGATCTTGCCGCCTTTTGCCGGGCCGACAAGGCGGCGGCACAGCTGGCGGTGCGTCTGAGCAAATCCGATCTCCTCACCGGCGTGGTCGGCGAGTTCCCCGAGCTGCAAGGGCTCATGGGGCGCTATTATGCGCTTTATGAAGGCAAGGGCGATGACATCGCCGCCGCGATCCAGGAGCACTACCGGCCGCAAGGGCCGAATGATGCGGTGCCTTCGAAGCCGCTGTCGATCGTCTCGGCGCTGGCCGACAAGCTCGACACGCTGGTCGGCTTCTGGGCGATCGACGAGAAGCCGACAGGCTCGAAGGATCCTTACGCCTTGCGCCGCGCCGCGCTCGGCGTCATCCGCATCGTGCAGGAGAACCGGGTCCGGCTTCCGCTTTTGAAGCTCTTCGACGGCGGTTTGCAACTCTATCGCAACCAGCGCGGGCAGGAATTCGGCCGCGACTTCGACAGGCTCGATCTGCTCTCCTTCTTCGCTGACCGCCTGAAGGTCTATCTGCGTGATCAGGGCATGCGCCACGATCTCATCGATGCGGTCTTCGCGCTGGGCGGGCAGGACGACCTTCTGATGATCGTCAAGCGGGTCGAGGCGCTGTCGAAGTTCCTCGAAACCGAGGATGGCAAGACTCTGCTCGCCGGTGTCAAGCGCGCCACCAATATCCTCAAGATCGAGGAGAAGAAGGACGGGCGCACTTATGAGGGTGACATCAATTCGATGATCCTCATCCAGGGCGAGGAGAAGGAGCTCAACACCGCGGTCAACGCCGCGGCGGCGCAGGCCCGCAAGGCGGTCGCGGCCGAAGACTTCGAGGGCGCGATGCGGGCGATCACCAAGCTCAGGGCCCCGGTCGATGCCTTCTTCGACAAGGTCACCGTCAATGCCGATGACCCGTCCTTCCGCGAGAACCGGCTGAAGCTCTTGAACCGCATCCGCGCCGCGACCCGCGAAGTGGCGGACTTCTCCCGGATCGAGGGGTAG
- a CDS encoding serine protease codes for MIRSQSITSLFLTSSLFLATALAGPAIAQEGAKIKRGQWPSVETGAGAANAPKAGDSKGPSAKPGAMNVTRKAPEQQTPAAQLDALSGMSMSRDGKARAVKVPNRLKGMMLKGKSAQAIQEAPKPGKLVPIKDTTQYPYTAVGLLSNGCSGTLIGKRFVLTAAYCIFNPETKQWDQNLDFYPGINGDERPFGGVQWKNAWVTKGFAEKGDWNLAFGLVELQSDVGDQNGWFGFGHLPQIPKGPAMTGYPAGVPDFTMWETTCPVKAADKSFIAYSCPLKKPLQGMAGAGIWVVDKQSNGPMLIALHGGSLKGADMWGQRINEEAFYTLQAWMKDADQGGDEVTDDDTQGDETADDTGTGGDEVNPDDTQGDEDEESQAPKKQ; via the coding sequence ATGATTCGATCCCAATCGATCACCTCCCTCTTTTTGACCAGTTCGCTCTTCCTTGCTACGGCCCTGGCGGGCCCGGCGATTGCCCAGGAAGGCGCCAAAATCAAGCGTGGCCAGTGGCCCTCGGTGGAAACCGGTGCCGGCGCCGCCAATGCGCCGAAGGCGGGTGACAGCAAGGGGCCGTCCGCCAAGCCGGGCGCCATGAACGTCACCCGCAAGGCGCCCGAGCAGCAGACGCCGGCCGCCCAGCTCGATGCCCTGTCCGGCATGTCGATGAGCCGGGACGGCAAGGCCCGCGCCGTCAAGGTGCCGAACCGCCTCAAGGGCATGATGCTGAAGGGCAAGAGCGCCCAGGCGATCCAGGAAGCGCCAAAGCCCGGCAAGCTGGTGCCGATCAAGGACACCACGCAATATCCTTACACGGCGGTAGGCTTGCTCTCCAATGGCTGCTCAGGCACCCTGATCGGCAAGCGCTTCGTGCTCACCGCCGCCTATTGCATCTTCAATCCGGAGACCAAGCAGTGGGACCAGAATCTCGATTTCTATCCGGGCATCAATGGCGATGAGCGTCCCTTTGGCGGCGTGCAGTGGAAGAATGCCTGGGTAACCAAGGGCTTCGCCGAAAAGGGTGATTGGAACCTGGCTTTCGGTCTGGTCGAATTGCAGAGCGATGTCGGCGACCAGAATGGCTGGTTCGGTTTTGGCCATCTGCCGCAGATTCCGAAAGGCCCGGCCATGACCGGCTATCCGGCGGGCGTGCCCGACTTCACCATGTGGGAAACCACCTGCCCCGTGAAGGCCGCCGACAAGTCCTTCATCGCCTATAGCTGCCCGCTCAAGAAGCCGCTGCAAGGCATGGCGGGCGCAGGCATCTGGGTCGTCGACAAGCAGTCGAACGGCCCCATGCTGATTGCCCTTCACGGCGGTTCGCTCAAGGGCGCCGATATGTGGGGACAGCGCATCAATGAAGAGGCCTTCTACACGCTGCAGGCCTGGATGAAGGACGCCGACCAGGGTGGCGACGAGGTCACCGACGACGACACCCAGGGTGACGAAACCGCCGACGATACCGGCACGGGCGGCGACGAGGTCAATCCCGACGATACCCAGGGCGATGAGGACGAAGAATCGCAGGCGCCCAAGAAGCAGTAA
- a CDS encoding sulfotransferase encodes MRGRRQGCLESFCQAACRATGLDDFGDPYYRTGLRVLLRALRRDVRLTLIGHMLLRRSVSLALEQRLLIQEARKAQPELFAAPLLPPLVITGMPRCGTTFLHRLLAVDETMRAPILRELVEPVAREPGVSHSLRDLRLKTELAVMRHLNRELDARHFIRSDAPEECMFALAVTFRTILPWTLAPVHAFLAWYMHADRRQKYREYRDILALLQRRDPGRRLLLKAPDHLGSLSELIAAVPEALIVVCRRDPAIALTSFNSLIDGLHRVTAHDTDRVRLGQASLSFYAAETERYVAARRTWPDHILEVDYENLTRRPLDVVSDIYRRLGLPVGAGLEERLWAFIAGNPKDKHGRHVYSAADFGQTADEIRQRLGHFC; translated from the coding sequence ATGCGGGGGCGGCGCCAAGGCTGCCTCGAGAGTTTCTGCCAAGCTGCCTGTCGCGCCACGGGACTGGACGATTTTGGCGACCCATATTATCGCACCGGCTTGCGCGTTCTTCTGCGGGCCTTGCGTCGCGACGTGAGGCTGACTTTGATCGGCCACATGCTGCTCAGGCGCAGTGTCTCACTGGCGCTCGAACAGCGCCTCCTGATCCAGGAGGCGAGAAAGGCGCAGCCTGAACTGTTCGCAGCCCCCTTGCTGCCGCCTCTCGTCATCACCGGCATGCCGCGCTGCGGCACGACCTTTCTTCATCGCCTCCTGGCCGTCGATGAAACGATGCGGGCGCCGATACTGCGCGAGCTCGTCGAACCGGTCGCGCGTGAGCCGGGCGTGAGCCACAGCTTGCGTGACCTCCGTCTCAAGACCGAGCTCGCGGTGATGCGCCATCTCAATCGCGAGCTCGATGCGCGGCATTTCATCAGAAGCGATGCGCCGGAGGAATGCATGTTCGCCTTGGCGGTCACATTCCGCACCATCCTGCCCTGGACGCTGGCGCCGGTGCACGCCTTTCTCGCCTGGTACATGCATGCCGATCGCCGCCAGAAATACCGCGAATATCGCGACATCCTGGCGCTCCTGCAGCGCCGCGATCCGGGGCGGCGCCTCCTGCTCAAGGCGCCCGATCATCTGGGCTCGCTCAGCGAGCTCATCGCCGCCGTCCCGGAGGCTCTGATCGTCGTGTGCCGGCGCGATCCCGCCATCGCCCTGACGAGCTTCAACAGTCTCATCGACGGACTGCATCGGGTGACGGCGCATGACACGGATCGCGTGAGGCTCGGCCAAGCCAGTCTGTCTTTCTACGCCGCCGAGACGGAGCGCTACGTCGCGGCGCGCCGGACATGGCCAGACCATATTCTCGAAGTCGACTATGAGAACTTGACGCGCCGGCCGCTCGATGTGGTTTCCGACATTTATCGCCGCCTCGGTCTTCCCGTCGGAGCCGGTCTTGAAGAGCGATTGTGGGCTTTCATCGCCGGCAACCCCAAGGACAAACACGGCAGGCACGTCTATTCGGCGGCCGATTTTGGGCAGACAGCCGATGAAATCAGACAACGTCTGGGCCATTTTTGTTGA
- a CDS encoding glycine--tRNA ligase subunit alpha, producing MSLNPRKSFQDLILTLHQYWGEKGCVILQPYDMEVGAGTFHPATTLRSVGPRPWAAAYVQPSRRPKDGRYGENPNRLQHYYQYQVIIKPSPPDLQELYLGSLYAIGIEPDLHDIRFVEDDWESPTLGAWGLGWEVWCDGMEVSQFTYFQQVGGLDCAPVSGELTYGLERLAMYVQGVDNVYDLNFNGGDGAKRISYGDVFLQAEQEFSRFNFEYADTDILLQHFKDAEKECLALLKAGDRGGRHELALPAYDQCIKASHVFNLLDARGVISVTERQAYILRVRELAKGCCEAWAKTAGGGADVKEAAHG from the coding sequence ATGTCTTTGAATCCACGCAAATCCTTCCAGGACTTGATCCTCACGCTCCATCAGTACTGGGGCGAGAAGGGTTGCGTCATCCTGCAGCCTTACGACATGGAAGTGGGCGCCGGCACCTTCCATCCGGCGACGACCTTGCGTTCGGTCGGCCCCCGGCCCTGGGCGGCGGCCTATGTGCAGCCCTCCAGGCGTCCCAAGGACGGGCGCTATGGCGAGAACCCGAACCGCCTGCAGCATTATTATCAGTATCAGGTCATCATCAAGCCGTCGCCGCCTGATCTCCAGGAGCTCTATCTGGGCTCGCTCTATGCGATCGGCATCGAGCCCGATCTGCATGACATCCGTTTCGTCGAGGACGACTGGGAAAGCCCGACGCTGGGCGCCTGGGGGCTCGGCTGGGAAGTATGGTGCGACGGCATGGAAGTCTCGCAGTTCACATACTTCCAGCAGGTCGGCGGCCTCGATTGCGCGCCGGTCTCGGGCGAGCTCACCTACGGTCTCGAGCGGCTCGCGATGTATGTCCAGGGCGTCGACAATGTCTATGACCTGAACTTCAATGGCGGGGACGGGGCCAAGCGCATCAGCTATGGCGATGTGTTCCTGCAGGCCGAACAGGAATTCTCGCGCTTCAACTTCGAATATGCCGATACCGACATCCTGCTCCAGCATTTCAAGGATGCCGAGAAGGAGTGTCTGGCGCTCCTGAAGGCGGGCGACAGAGGTGGCCGCCATGAGCTGGCGCTGCCGGCCTACGACCAGTGCATCAAGGCAAGCCATGTGTTCAACCTGCTCGATGCGCGGGGCGTGATCTCGGTCACCGAGCGCCAGGCCTATATTCTGCGCGTGCGCGAATTGGCCAAGGGCTGCTGCGAGGCCTGGGCGAAGACCGCCGGCGGCGGCGCTGACGTGAAGGAGGCCGCCCATGGCTGA
- the ppdK gene encoding pyruvate, phosphate dikinase: protein MASAQDERRSLLKPADPVLKGAIGVTQQANGKLVYRFGDGKADGAAGMKNLLGGKGANLAEMANLGLPVPPGFTITTEVCTGYYKNGRLYPTALAADVDTALAEIGRIVGCAFGDARNPLLVSVRSGARASMPGMMDTVLNLGLNDETVEGLAARANDRRFAYDSYRRFIHMYSDVVLGVEHHQFEDILGEYKDEKALGLDTDLTAEDWLKVIAKYKAWVEKETGKPFPQDVKEQLWGAISAVFQSWMSARAITYRRLHNIPEDWGTAVNVQAMVFGNLGDSSATGVAFTRNPSTGVHELYGEFLVNAQGEDVVAGIRTPQNITEMARIEAGSKAPSLEKLMPETFAELTRTFAQLEKHYRDMQDMEFTIQSGKLWMLQTRSGKRTAKAALKIAVDLADEGLISHEEAVRRIDPASLDQLLHPTLDPNAKREIIGQGLPASPGAASGEIVFDSDEAEKLKEQGRNVILVRVETSPEDIHGMHAAEGILTTRGGMTSHAAVVARGMGKPCVSGAGSIRVDYRQGTLTALGVVLKKGDIVTIDGSTGQVMKGAVPTVKPELSGDFAIIMEWADKARRMKVRANAETPLDARAARDFGAEGIGLCRTEHMFFDADRIVAVREMILASSEKGRRAALAKILPMQRQDFIELFEIMAGLPVTIRLLDPPLHEFLPHNDEEIAEVAAVIGVTPDALSARVAELHEFNPMLGHRGVRLAVSYPEIAEMQARAIFEAAAAVGRKTGAPPIPEVMVPLVACKAELDIVRDRIVAIAEAVRQETGSKLDYLVGTMIELPRAALRAADIAQTAEFFSFGTNDLTQTTFGISRDDSARFLGEYTAKGVFKTDPFVSLDIEGVGELVQIAAERGRATRSAIKLGICGEHGGDPASIQFCEQVGLDYVSCSPFRVPIARLAAAQATLAKRG, encoded by the coding sequence ATGGCTAGTGCGCAGGACGAGCGGCGCTCGCTACTGAAACCGGCCGATCCTGTCCTAAAGGGAGCAATAGGTGTGACTCAGCAAGCGAATGGGAAACTCGTTTACCGCTTCGGCGACGGCAAGGCCGACGGCGCGGCGGGTATGAAGAATCTGCTCGGCGGCAAGGGTGCCAATCTCGCCGAGATGGCCAATCTCGGACTGCCTGTTCCGCCCGGCTTCACTATCACCACCGAGGTCTGTACCGGCTATTACAAGAATGGCCGCCTTTATCCGACAGCGCTCGCCGCCGATGTCGATACGGCGCTGGCGGAAATCGGCCGCATCGTCGGCTGCGCTTTCGGCGATGCCCGCAATCCGCTTCTCGTTTCGGTCCGTTCCGGCGCCCGCGCCTCGATGCCGGGCATGATGGACACGGTGCTCAATCTCGGCCTCAATGACGAGACCGTCGAAGGCCTCGCCGCGCGGGCCAATGACCGCCGCTTCGCCTATGACAGCTATCGCCGCTTCATCCACATGTATTCCGACGTCGTGCTCGGCGTCGAGCATCATCAGTTCGAGGACATTCTGGGTGAGTACAAGGACGAGAAGGCGCTTGGCCTCGATACCGATCTCACCGCCGAGGACTGGCTGAAGGTCATCGCCAAATACAAGGCCTGGGTCGAGAAGGAGACCGGCAAGCCCTTCCCGCAGGATGTGAAGGAGCAGCTCTGGGGCGCCATCAGCGCCGTCTTCCAATCCTGGATGTCGGCGCGTGCCATCACTTATCGCAGGCTGCACAATATCCCGGAAGACTGGGGCACCGCCGTCAATGTGCAGGCGATGGTGTTTGGCAATCTGGGCGACAGTTCGGCGACGGGCGTCGCCTTCACCCGCAACCCCTCGACGGGTGTGCATGAGCTCTATGGCGAGTTCCTCGTCAATGCGCAGGGCGAGGACGTCGTGGCCGGCATCCGCACGCCGCAGAACATCACCGAGATGGCGCGCATCGAGGCCGGCTCGAAAGCACCGTCGCTCGAGAAGCTGATGCCGGAGACCTTCGCCGAGCTGACCCGCACCTTCGCCCAGCTCGAGAAGCATTATCGCGACATGCAGGACATGGAGTTCACTATCCAGAGTGGCAAGCTGTGGATGCTGCAGACGCGCTCCGGCAAGCGCACCGCCAAGGCGGCGCTGAAGATCGCCGTCGATCTCGCCGATGAAGGCCTGATCAGCCATGAGGAAGCGGTGCGCCGCATCGATCCGGCCTCTCTCGACCAGTTGTTGCATCCGACCCTCGATCCCAACGCCAAGCGCGAGATAATCGGGCAGGGCCTGCCGGCTTCGCCGGGCGCGGCTTCGGGCGAGATCGTCTTCGATTCGGACGAGGCCGAGAAGTTGAAGGAACAGGGCCGCAATGTCATCCTGGTGCGCGTCGAGACGAGTCCCGAGGACATTCACGGCATGCATGCGGCGGAAGGCATCCTCACCACGCGCGGCGGCATGACGTCCCACGCGGCGGTGGTGGCGCGCGGCATGGGCAAGCCCTGTGTGTCCGGCGCCGGCAGCATCCGTGTCGACTATCGCCAGGGGACGCTCACCGCTTTGGGCGTAGTGCTCAAGAAAGGCGACATCGTCACCATCGACGGCTCGACCGGTCAGGTGATGAAGGGTGCCGTTCCCACCGTCAAGCCCGAGCTCTCGGGCGATTTCGCCATCATCATGGAATGGGCGGACAAGGCGCGGCGCATGAAAGTTCGCGCCAATGCCGAGACGCCCCTCGATGCCAGGGCGGCGCGCGATTTCGGTGCCGAGGGCATCGGTCTCTGCCGCACCGAGCACATGTTCTTCGACGCCGACCGGATCGTCGCGGTGCGTGAGATGATCCTGGCGTCGAGTGAAAAGGGCAGGCGCGCCGCCCTCGCCAAGATCCTGCCGATGCAGCGCCAGGACTTCATCGAGCTGTTCGAGATCATGGCCGGTCTGCCGGTGACGATAAGGCTGCTCGACCCGCCGTTGCATGAATTCCTGCCGCATAACGACGAGGAGATCGCCGAGGTCGCGGCGGTGATCGGCGTCACGCCCGATGCGCTCAGCGCCCGGGTGGCCGAACTGCACGAGTTCAACCCGATGCTCGGCCATCGCGGCGTGCGGCTGGCCGTCTCTTATCCGGAGATCGCGGAGATGCAGGCGCGCGCCATTTTCGAGGCAGCGGCCGCGGTCGGCCGCAAGACCGGCGCGCCGCCCATTCCGGAAGTCATGGTGCCTCTCGTTGCCTGCAAGGCCGAGCTCGACATCGTCCGCGACCGCATCGTCGCCATCGCCGAGGCGGTGCGTCAGGAGACCGGCAGCAAGCTCGACTATCTCGTCGGCACCATGATCGAATTGCCGCGCGCCGCGCTCAGGGCCGCCGACATCGCTCAGACCGCTGAGTTTTTCTCCTTTGGCACCAATGACCTGACCCAGACCACTTTCGGCATCAGCCGCGATGATTCGGCCCGTTTTCTGGGTGAATACACGGCCAAGGGCGTGTTCAAGACCGACCCCTTCGTGTCGCTCGATATCGAAGGCGTGGGTGAACTTGTGCAGATCGCCGCTGAGCGTGGCCGGGCGACAAGGTCCGCCATCAAGCTCGGCATTTGCGGCGAGCACGGCGGCGATCCGGCCTCGATCCAGTTCTGCGAGCAAGTGGGGCTTGATTACGTTTCTTGCTCGCCTTTCCGCGTGCCCATAGCCCGGCTCGCCGCAGCTCAGGCAACCCTCGCCAAACGTGGCTGA